A genomic stretch from Astatotilapia calliptera chromosome 4, fAstCal1.2, whole genome shotgun sequence includes:
- the proza gene encoding protein Z, vitamin K-dependent plasma glycoprotein a has protein sequence MHFVTTPAAVLCLLAGASVAIHAPETVFLDKEQATSLISRQKRNTPSTLEQACMEKVCSYEEARKFFQDTYRTDIFWSVYVDGDQCAEKPCKNGAMCSDSVGGFDCVCKSGFTGALCEKDETLCTLEKDQGCSQFCKPGYISYECSCARGWKLNTDKKQCVPQVEYPCGKAVRLQQLQGKLSRISTSNPEGIACLSSECPWQAVLVSSESAGFCSGVILKENFVLTTAQCAKKYSSFQVVVGKDSSSNTDQQTLYVKVIHVHPRYVEGRPENDLAVIELRDRIIFKRHMIAACLPERDFAESVLMAGDYTTVVTGWKEPQQGSAFQGSLTLNTLVYNKLPMCLETHGNLMTNKMGCTAPRENAGCTMSSGSPLLTLYRDVFFLTGVVSQPTGVDCSKGYIFQKVSRHLGWLRQRIGSR, from the exons ATGCACTTCGTGACCACACCTGCTGCGGTGCTGTGTCTGCTGGCTGGGGCATCGGTGGCCATTCACGCCCCTGAGACAG TTTTTTTGGACAAGGAGCAGGCAACCTCCTTAATCTCCCGTCAGAAGAGAAATACACCTTCCACTCTGGAGCAGGCTTGCATGGAGAAGGTGTGCAGCTATGAGGAGGCCAGAAAGTTCTTCCAAGACACATACCGCACG GATATCTTCTGGTCAGTCTACGTTG ATGGAGATCAGTGCGCAGAGAAGCCCTGCAAGAATGGAGCCATGTGTTCAGACAGCGTTGGAGGCTTTGATTGTGTCTGTAAGTCGGGTTTCACTGGAGCCCTCTGCGAGAAAG ACGAGACTCTGTGCACTCTGGAAAAGGACCAGGGCTGCTCTCAGTTCTGTAAACCAGGCTACATATCCTACGAATGCTCCTGCGCCCGTGGGTGGAAGCTCAACACAGACAAGAAACAGTGTGTGCCTCAAG TCGAGTACCCCTGCGGTAAGGCGGTCCGTCTACAACAGTTGCAAGGCAAATTGTCCAGAATCAGCACCAGCAACCCTGAAGGAATTGCCTGTTTGTCATCAGAATGTCCGTGGCAG GCTGTTCTGGTGAGTTCAGAGTCTGCAGGTTTCTGTAGCGGAGTCATACTGAAGGAGAACTTTGTCCTGACTACAGCTCAGTGTGCCAAAAAATACTCATCCTTCCAGGTGGTTGTTG GTAAAGACAGCAGCAGTAATACTGACCAACAGACGCTGTATGTTAAAGTGATTCATGTCCACCCGCGCTATGTGGAAGGTCGCCCTGAAAACGACCTGGCTGTGATTGAGCTCCGCGACCGCATCATCTTTAAAAGACACATGATTGCTGCCTGTCTGCCAGAACGAGACTTTGCTGAGAGCGTTTTGATGGCAGGTGACTACACAACGGTGGTCACTGGCTGGAAGGAACCACAGCAGGGGTCTGCTTTCCAGGGCTCGCTCACTCTTAACACCCTGGTGTACAACAAGCTTCCCATGTGTCTGGAAACTCACGGAAACTTGATGACCAACAAGATGGGCTGCACTGCACCTCGTGAGAACGCCGGCTGCACCATGAGCTCCGGCAGCCCCCTGCTCACCCTGTACAGGGACGTGTTCTTCCTCACTGGTGTGGTGAGTCAGCCAACAGGGGTCGACTGCAGCAAAGGATACATCTTCCAGAAGGTGTCGCGCCACCTCGGCTGGCTGCGGCAAAGAATAGGTTCACGTTAG